A stretch of the Gavia stellata isolate bGavSte3 chromosome 11, bGavSte3.hap2, whole genome shotgun sequence genome encodes the following:
- the EHHADH gene encoding peroxisomal bifunctional enzyme, whose protein sequence is MAQYARGAAAVAVIRLRNPPVNALSLTVLQALEDGLKRADADPSVKAVMICGENGKFSAGADIRGFSSPKRRGGALGPIISLIERSEKPVVAAIEGIALGGGLEVALGCHYRIAHVKARMGLPEVTIGLLPGAEGTQRLPRLIGVPAALDIITTGRHIPATEALKLGLVDEVVEENTVEAAIRLANKVIGQPLGPRRLSLKPVPKLPNMEAFLSEALVKVKKQAHGCLAPELCFQAVKAATEQPFADGVRKERELFNILLTSGQAQALQYAFFAERAVQKWTTPSGASWKSASPQPIHKAAVIGLGTMGRGIVTSLVKANIPVVALEQNLEYLNTGRKAVMLLLEREAMKMEQGAQTLDFQNPARLQFTVDFDVLRDVDLVIEAVFENMALKKEIFHKLSRICKPGAFLCTNTSALNIDEIAAATSRPQQVIGTHFFSPAHVMRLLEIIYGHRTSPTAIATAMQLAKALKKVGVVVGNCFGFVGNRMMFPYVQQAVFLLEEGSRPEAVDQVLEDFGFKIGPFRMSDLAGLDVGWRSRKGQGLTGASLPPGTPARQRHGHRYSPLPDLLCENGRFGQKTGKGWYQYEKAGGRTAKPDPWLHNFLAQYRDTHHIKTRFIDQEEILERCLFSLINEGFDILAEGIASGPEHLDVIYINGYGWPKHRGGPMFYASTVGLPRVLAKLQKYSEAHPDVPGLRPSAFLKKLVAMGNPPLKEWMSYLSRQSNKL, encoded by the exons GAGCTGACATTCGAGGATTTTCTTCTCCGAAGAGACGTGGTGGTGCCTTGGGCCCCATCATCTCTCTCATAGAAAGAAGCGAGAAGCCTGTTGTGGCTGCCATTGAAGGCATTGCCTTGGGAGGAGGCCTGGAGGTAGCACTTGGCTGTCACTATCGGATTGCACATGTGAAG GCACGGATGGGTTTACCAGAGGTCACCATTGGGTTACTTCCAGGTGCTGAAGGTACTCAGCGACTACCCAGACTGATTGGGGTACCAGCTGCTCTGGATATAATCACTACAG GAAGACACATTCCAGCTACTGAAGCACTGAAGCTGGGCTTGGTTGATGAAGTTGTGGAAGAAAACACAGTTGAGGCAGCAATTCGCTTGGCAAACAAAGTGATTG GCCAGCCATTGGGACCCCGCAGGCTCAGCCTGAAGCCAGTTCCAAAATTGCCCAACATGGAAGCATTTCTCAGTGAGGCTCTTGTGAAGGTGAAGAAACAGGCCCATGGGTGCCTGGCTCCAGAGCTGTGCTTCCAGGCAGTCAAAGCCGCCACAGAGCAGCCCTTTGCAGATGGAGTGCGGAAGGAGCGAGAGCTGTTTAACATCCTGCTGACTTCAGGCCAGGCCCAGGCACTGCAGTATGCTTTCTTCGCAGAGAGAGCGGTGCAGAAGTGGACAACACCCAGTGGAGCTTCATGGAAAAGTGCTTCCCCTCAGCCCATCCACAAAGCAGCTGTGATAG GGCTAGGAACAATGGGCCGTGGCATTGTGACTTCTCTGGTTAAGGCCAACATACCTGTGGTAGCCCTCGAGCAGAATCTGGAGTATCTGAACACGGGAAGAAAAGCTGTGATGCTCCTTTTGGAACGTGAGGCTATGAAAATGGAGCAGGGTGCCCAAACCCTGGATTTCCAGAACCCTGCACGTCTCCAGTTCACCGTGGACTTTGATGTGTTGCGGGATGTAGATCTAGTTATTGAGGCTGTGTTTGAGAACATGGCACTAAAGAAGGAAATATTCCACAAGCTATCAAGAATCTGCAAGCCAGGGGCCTTTCTGTGTACAAACACATCAGCCCTGAACATTGATGAAATAGCTGCTGCCACGAGCCGCCCGCAGCAGGTCATTGGCACGCACTTCTTCTCCCCTGCTCACGTGATGAGGCTATTAGAAATAATCTATGGCCATCGCACATCCCCCACCGCCATCGCCACTGCTATGCAGCTGGCCAAAGCACTGAAGAAAGTTGGAGTGGTGGTAGGgaattgttttgggtttgttgggAACCGAATGATGTTTCCATATGTTCAACaggcagtttttcttttagagGAAGGAAGCAGACCAGAAGCCGTAGATCAGGTTCTTGAAGATTTTGGGTTTAAGATAGGACCTTTCCGAATGTCTGATCTTGCTGGGCTGGATGTGGGCTGGAGGTCTCGAAAGGGCCAGGGCCTCACCGGGGCCTCACTACCTCCAGGAACACCTGCCCGCCAGCGGCATGGCCATCGCTACAGCCCACTGCCCGATCTTCTGTGTGAGAACGGCAGGTTCGGccagaaaactggaaaaggcTGGTATCAGTACGAGAAGGCTGGGGGCAGGACGGCCAAGCCAGATCCATGGCTTCATAACTTCCTGGCCCAGTACAGAGACACCCATCACATCAAGACCCGCTTTATAGACCAGGAGGAAATCCTGGAGCggtgtttgttttccctcatCAATGAAGGGTTTGACATCCTGGCTGAGGGAATAGCGTCTGGCCCAGAACACCTGGATGTAATTTATATCAATGGCTATGGGTGGCCAAAGCACAGGGGTGGCCCCATGTTCTACGCTTCCACCGTCGGGCTCCCTCGCGTTCTGGCTAAACTGCAGAAATACTCCGAGGCCCACCCTGATGTTCCTGGGCTACGGCCCAGTGCCTTTCTGAAAAAGCTGGTAGCTATGGGGAACCCTCCCCTCAAAGAGTGGATGTCCTACCTAAGCCGGCAGAGTAACAAGCTGTGA